The proteins below come from a single Eucalyptus grandis isolate ANBG69807.140 chromosome 3, ASM1654582v1, whole genome shotgun sequence genomic window:
- the LOC104437562 gene encoding probable protein phosphatase 2C 60 yields MGVYLSTPKTEKFSEDGEGDRLRYGLSSMQGWRATMEDAHAAYPNLDSSTSFFGVYDGHGGKVVAKFCAKYLHQQVLKEEAYSAGEIGTSVQKAFFRMDEMMRGQRGWRELAVLGDKINKFSGMIEGLIWSPRGGDANGRIDDWAFEDGPHSDFSGPTSGSTACVAIIRNNQLVVANAGDSRCVISRKGQAYNLSRDHKPDLEAEKERIIKAGGFIHAGRVNGSLNLARAIGDMEFKQNKFLPVEKQIVTANPDINTVELCDDDDFVVLACDGIWDCMSSQQLVDFIHDQLKSETKLSAVCERVLDRCLAPSTVTGEGCDNMTMILVQFKKPIQSSVPAEEQSPTPQPTEAGSKPENNGSGPE; encoded by the exons ATGGGAGTATACTTGAGCACTCCCAAAACTGAGAAATTCTCTGAAGATGGCGAGGGCGACCGGCTTAGATATGGGTTGTCGTCGATGCAAGGGTGGCGTGCCACTATGGAAGACGCC CATGCTGCCTATCCCAATCTGGACTCTTCCACCTCGTTCTTTGGTGTTTACGATGGCCACGGAG GTAAGGTGGTTGCCAAGTTTTGTGCCAAATATCTTCACCAGCAGGTTTTGAAGGAGGAGGCTTATTCAGCTGGGGAAATTGGAACTTCAGTTCAGAAGGCATTTTTCAG AATGGATGAGATGATGCGTGGCCAGAGAGGGTGGAGGGAGCTAGCTGTTCTTGGGGACAAGATAAACAAGTTTTCCGGTATGATAGAAGGGCTAATATGGTCTCCAAGGGGTGGTGACGCTAATGGCCGGATTGATGATTGGGCTTTTGAGGAT GGGCCTCATTCTGATTTTTCTGGACCAACTTCTGGGAGTACGGCCTGTGTTGCAATCATTAGAAACAACCAGCTTGTTGTTGCAAATGCTGGTGATTCTCGGTGTGTCATATCTAGGAAGGGTCAG GCATACAATCTTTCTCGAGACCATAAACCTGATTTGGAGGCTGAAAAGGAGAGGATTATAAAAGCTGGTGGTTTCATTCATGCTGGACGAGTTAATGGAAGTTTGAATCTTGCCAGGGCTATAG GTGACATGGAATTCAAGCAGAACAAATTTTTGCCTGTTGAGAAGCAAATTGTAACGGCCAACCCCGATATAAATACT GTGGAGCTTTGTGACGATGACGATTTCGTTGTGCTGGCATGCGATGGAATCTG GGACTGTATGTCAAGCCAGCAGCTAGTGGATTTCATACACGACCAGCTGAAGTCG GAAACCAAGCTCTCCGCGGTGTGCGAGAGAGTTCTGGATAGATGTTTGGCACCATCCACTGTAACTGGCGAGGGATGCGACAACATGACCATGATCTTGGTCCAGTTCAAGAAACCTATCCAGTCCTCAGTGCCCGCCGAGGAGCAATCTCCAACTCCTCAGCCTACCGAAGCAGGGTCGAAACCAGAGAATAATGGGTCCGGACCTGAGTAA
- the LOC104437563 gene encoding transmembrane 9 superfamily member 8: MDPLRRSLSLPSLILLSFLLIHGARSFYLPGVAPEDFEKGHPLKVKVNKLTSIKTQLPYSFYSLPFCRPKKILDSAENLGEVLRGDRIENSPYEFKMRDPKMCKILCRAVPNAKETKDLKEKIADEYRVNMILDNLPVVVPLRRSEQDATPVYQLGFHVGLKGHYAGSKEEKYFIHNHLSFSVKYHRDAETDLARIVGFEVKPFSVKHEYEGTWNENTRLTTCDPHSKHTVVNSNSPQEVEEKKEIIFTYDVEFLESDVKWASRWDTYLLMSDDQIHWFSIVNSLMIVLFLSGMVAMIMLRTLYRDISKYNELETQEEAQEETGWKLVHGDVFRPPSNSDLLCIYVGTGVQFFGMILVTMIFAILGFLSPSNRGGLMTAMLLLWVFMGLFAGYASSRLYKMFKGTEWKKIALRTAIVFPAIVFAIFFVLNALIWGQKSSGAVPFGTMFALVFLWFGISVPLVFVGAYIGFRKPAIEDPVKTNKIPRQIPEQAWYMNPAFSILIGGILPFGAVFIELFFILTSIWLNQFYYIFGFLFLVFIILIVTCAEITIVLCYFQLCSEDYLWWWRSYLTAGSSALYLFLYATFYFFTKLEITKLVSGALYFGYMLIASYAFFVLTGTIGFYACFWFTRLIYSSVKID, from the exons ATGGATCCGCTGAGgagatctctctccctcccctccctgatcctcctctccttcctcctgATCCATGGCGCCCGCTCCTTCTACCTCCCCGGCGTCGCCCCCGAGGACTTCGAGAAG GGACATCCGCTGAAGGTCAAAGTGAACAAATTGACATCTATTAAGACGCAGCTTCCTTATTCCTTTTATTCTCTACCGTTTTGCCGCCCCAAAAAGATATTGGACAGTGCAGAGAATCTTGGTGAAGTACTACGTGGGGACCGTATTGAGAACTCTCCTTATGAG TTTAAGATGCGGGACCCAAAGATGTGCAAAATCCTCTGCCGTGCAGTCCCTAATGCAAAGGAAACGAAGGATTTGAAGGAAAAGATTGCTGATGAGTATCGGGTCAATAT GATTCTGGACAACCTTCCTGTTGTTGTTCCCTTACGGAGATCAGAGCAGGATGCCACTCCTGTATATCAACTTGGTTTTCATGTTGGGCTTAAAGGCCACTATGCTGGG AGCAAAGAGGAGAAGTATTTCATCCACAACCATTTGTCATTTTCTGTCAAGTATCACAGAGATGCAGAGACCGACTTGGCCAGAATTGTGGGTTTTGAGGTCAAACCCTTTAG TGTCAAGCATGAATATGAAGGGACGTGGAATGAAAATACTCGCCTAACGACATGCGATCCCCATTCGAAGCATACAGTAGTTAACTCAAATTCTCCTCAAGAGGttgaggagaagaaggaaattaTATTCACCTATGATGTGGAGTTCCTG GAGAGCGATGTGAAGTGGGCTTCTCGGTGGGATACCTATCTTTTGATGAGTGATGACCAGATCCACTGGTTTTCAATTGTTAATTCTCTGATGATTGTACTATTTCTCTCTGGAATGGTGGCTATGATAATGCTGCGGACACTTTATCGCGATATTTCCAAGTACAATGAGCTTGAGACTCAGGAAGAAGCCCAGGAAGAGACTGGATGGAAGCTGGTCCATGGTGATGTTTTCAGACCCCCTTCCAACTCAGATCTGCTGTGTATCTATGTAGGAACAGGTGTTCAGTTTTTTGGCATGATTCTGGTCACGATGATCTTTGCCATCCTCGGGTTCCTCTCCCCTTCAAACCGGGGTGGTCTCATGACAGCCATGCTCTTACTTTGGGTATTCATGGGCCTCTTTGCTGGATACGCATCTTCTCGTCTGTACAAAATGTTCAAAGGAACTGAGTGGAAGAAAATAGCACTGCGGACTGCAATTGTGTTCCCTGCAATCGTCTTTGCCATTTTCTTCGTCTTGAATGCGCTCATATGGGGCCAGAAGTCTTCTGGGGCAGTGCCATTTGGTACCATGTTCGCTTTGGTATTCTTATGGTTTGGAATTTCAGTCCCACTTGTTTTTGTGGGTGCCTACATTGGATTCAGGAAGCCGGCGATTGAGGATCCagtcaaaacaaataaaattcccAGGCAGATCCCAGAGCAGGCTTGGTACATGAATCCGGCCTTCTCAATCTTGATTGGTGGAATCCTTCCATTTGGAGCCGTCTTCATCGAActcttcttcatcctcacttCAATCTGGCTGAACCAGTTCTACTACATCTTCGGATTCCTCTTCCTGGTCTTCATTATCTTGATCGTCACTTGTGCTGAAATTACGATTGTGCTCTGCTATTTCCAGTTGTGCAGCGAGGACTATCTTTGGTGGTGGAGATCTTACCTCACAGCTGGATCCTCGGCCTTGTACCTTTTCCTCTATGCCACGTTTTACTTCTTCACAAAGCTCGAGATCACGAAGCTAGTTTCTGGGGCATTGTACTTCGGCTACATGCTGATTGCTTCCTATGCATTTTTCGTGCTGACTGGAACCATCGGCTTCTATGCTTGCTTCTGGTTCACTAGGCTCATTTACTCGTCAGTGAAGATTGACTGA
- the LOC104437560 gene encoding LOW QUALITY PROTEIN: probable folate-biopterin transporter 6 (The sequence of the model RefSeq protein was modified relative to this genomic sequence to represent the inferred CDS: inserted 1 base in 1 codon), with product MGSLETEKLVQDSLSDHHKPPPLPPSAATYFQPKASKNRLLSLLLEPIQWLRMLSDNLNPTFVLGVFVVYGLNQGFAGSFFKVVSDYYWKDVQRVQPSAVQLYIGFYYIPWIMKPLWGLLTDVFPVMGYRRRPYFVASGVLGVASAMAVAAXGKLLVPLALTFLTGLTASLAIADVTIDACVAHNSIKMAALAPDMQSLCGLCSSAGALIGYSTSGFFVHHIGAQGALGVLAIPPALLIVLGFVIHEVRTDVLNSEKKKKATEKIGAAVRGMYETIKLPQVWKPSLYMYLSFSLNISTHEGQFYWYTDPKAGPAFSQEFVGMVHAIGALASMVGVLIYQKNLKDCSFRKLLFSVQLLYGVTGMLDLIFVRRWNLALGVPDSFFVIAEECVSRVVSRIRWMPMIVLSTKLCPLGIEGMFFALLMCIDSLGFLSSKMGGGLVLNLMHVTRTDFSNLWLALLIRNVLRLATLGLIFLVPEAEQSDVIVASGALSNKRGHENGKDADDDDDDGHHHHRHEGLQLVPMSEKSEV from the exons ATGGGTTCCCTAGAAACCGAGAAGCTGGTCCAAGACTCCCTCTCCGACCACCACAAGCCTCCGCCGCTGCCGCCATCAGCCGCCACCTACTTCCAACCGAAAGCTTCCAAGAACCGCCTCCTCTCGCTCCTCCTCGAGCCCATCCAATGGCTCCGGATGCTGTCCGACAACCTCAACCCGACCTTCGTCCTCGGCGTCTTCGTCGTGTACGGCCTCAACCAGGGCTTCGCCGGCTCCTTCTTCAAGGTCGTCTCCGACTACTACTGGAAGGACGTCCAGCGAGTCCAGCCCTCCGCCGTCCAGCTCTACATCGGTTTCTATTACATCCCCTGGATCATGAAGCCCCTCTGGGGCCTCCTCACCGACGTCTTCCCCGTGATGGGCTACCGCCGGAGGCCCTACTTCGTCGCCTCGGGGGTTCTCGGGGTGGCCTCGGCGATGGCAGTGGCAG GGGGGAAGCTGCTGGTGCCTCTGGCGCTGACATTCCTGACGGGGCTGACGGCTTCCCTGGCCATTGCCGACGTGACGATTGATGCGTGCGTGGCGCACAACAGCATCAAGATGGCGGCGCTGGCGCCGGACATGCAGAGCCTCTGTGGGTTGTGCTCGTCGGCCGGAGCATTGATCGGGTACTCCACCAGCGGTTTCTTCGTTCACCACATCGGAGCTCAG GGAGCTCTGGGTGTATTAGCAATTCCGCCAGCCTTGTTGATAGTTCTTGGTTTTGTAATTCATGAAGTGAGAACAGACGTTCTAAATtccgagaagaagaaaaag GCGACGGAGAAAATAGGAGCGGCGGTGAGAGGCATGTACGAAACGATAAAACTCCCCCAAGTATGGAAGCCATCTCTCTACATGTACCTGTCCTTCTCTCTCAACATCAGCACGCACGAAGGCCAGTTCTACTGGTACACCGACCCGAAAGCCGGCCCCGCCTTCTCCCAGGAGTTCGTCGGCATGGTCCACGCCATCGGCGCGCTCGCCTCCATGGTCGGCGTCCTCATCTACCAGAAGAACCTGAAGGACTGCTCGTTCCGGAAGCTCCTGTTCTCCGTGCAGTTGCTGTACGGCGTCACCGGGATGCTCGACCTCATCTTCGTCCGGCGGTGGAACCTGGCGCTCGGGGTGCCCGACTCGTTCTTCGTCATCGCGGAGGAGTGCGTGTCGCGGGTCGTGAGCCGGATCCGGTGGATGCCGATGATCGTGCTCAGCACCAAGCTGTGCCCTCTCGGGATCGAGGGGATGTTCTTCGCGCTGCTCATGTGTATCGACAGCCTAGGGTTCCTGAGCTCCAAGATGGGAGGAGGGCTGGTGCTTAACCTGATGCACGTCACCAGGACGGACTTCAGTAACCTGTGGCTGGCCCTCCTGATAAGGAACGTGCTGCGGCTCGCCACGCTGGGCCTGATCTTTCTGGTCCCGGAGGCGGAGCAGTCCGACGTCATCGTTGCCTCCGGCGCGTTGAGCAATAAGAGAGGACACGAGAATGGCAAAGACGCcgacgacgatgacgacgacggccaccaccaccaccgccatgAAGGGTTACAACTTGTTCCTATGAGTGAGAAAAGCGAGGTTTAA
- the LOC104437561 gene encoding probable phospholipid hydroperoxide glutathione peroxidase: protein MASAPFSAAFSAPSYGFRRAGTNGNSPFPTSLWSPAALRVPSSVRSSLGSCNSAFLVNGLSSSSLPSSSRLSFSSRSSGVYARAATEKTLYDFSVKDIDRNDVSLSKFKGKVLLIVNVASKCGLTTSNYKELSHVYEKYKTQGFEILAFPCNQFGGQEPGSNPEIKQFACTRFKAEFPIFDKVDVNGPGTAPVYQFLKSSAGGFLGELVKWNFEKFLVDKNGKVVERYPPTTSPFQIEKDIQKLLAA from the exons ATGGCCTCGGCCCCTTTCTCGGCCGCTTTCTCCGCCCCTTCGTACGGCTTCCGTCGAGCCGGAACGAACGGGAACTCCCCCTTTCCGACCTCCCTTTGGTCGCCGGCCGCTCTTCGCGTGCCGTCATCGGTTCGATCCTCGCTCGGTTCGTGTAATTCGGCTTTTCTCGTTAATGGGTTGTCGTCGTCGTCCCTTCCGAGTTCGTCGCGGCTCAGCTTCAGTTCTCGCTCGTCGGGTGTTTATGCTAGAGCTGCCACTGAGAAGACCCTCTACGATTTCAGCGTGAAG GACATTGATAGGAATGATGTTTCATTGAGCAAATTCAAGGGAAAAGTCTTATTAATTGTGAACGTAGCTTCGAAATG TGGTTTAACGACATCAAACTACAAGGAGCTCTCGCACGTATATGAGAAGTACAAGACTCAAG GTTTTGAAATTCTGGCTTTTCCTTGTAATCAATTTGGTGGCCAGGAGCCTGGTTCAAATCCTGAGATTAAACAATTCGCTTGTACAAGGTTTAAAGCAGAGTTTCCGATTTTTGATAAG GTTGATGTTAATGGACCAGGTACAGCTCCTGTGTATCAGTTTCTGAAATCGAGTGCAGGAGGTTTTTTGGGTGAACTGGTCAAGTGGAACTTTGAGAAGTTTCTGGTTGACAAAAATGGCAAAGTTGTGGAGAGATATCCTCCAACAACGTCTCCTTTTCAAATAGAG AAGGACATTCAGAAGCTTCTTGCTGCTTGA